A genome region from Flavobacterium sp. CFS9 includes the following:
- a CDS encoding DUF1810 domain-containing protein produces the protein MNTEDGIERFIRAQQDAYPRALEEIRSGRKQSHWMWFVFPQIRGLGFTDYNVYFGLKDLDEAREYLNDPVLGKRLVEISQAVLGLNGKTALEIFGKPDQRKLRSCMTLFSRIADADPVFGKVLQKYYGGILDEKTISILGTQN, from the coding sequence ATGAATACAGAAGACGGCATTGAAAGATTTATCAGGGCGCAGCAGGATGCCTATCCCCGAGCATTGGAAGAAATCAGAAGCGGACGCAAGCAGAGCCACTGGATGTGGTTTGTCTTCCCGCAGATCAGGGGTCTGGGTTTTACGGACTATAATGTATATTTTGGGCTAAAGGACCTGGACGAAGCCAGGGAATATCTTAACGATCCGGTACTGGGGAAACGTCTAGTCGAGATTTCACAGGCGGTCCTGGGACTGAACGGAAAAACCGCGCTGGAGATTTTCGGAAAGCCTGACCAGCGGAAGCTCAGGTCCTGCATGACGCTGTTCAGCAGGATTGCCGATGCGGATCCGGTCTTCGGAAAAGTGCTTCAGAAATACTATGGCGGAATTTTGGATGAGAAAACAATTTCCATTCTCGGGACTCAAAATTAG
- the dinB gene encoding DNA polymerase IV, with product MSRAIVHIDMNTFFVSCERLSNSELNGIPLIIGGGDRGVVASCSYEARKFGVRSAMPIHMAMKLCPQAKIMKGDMELYSRLSHDITEIIQEKAPVVEKASIDEFYLDITGMDRFYGSYKWTDELAQRITKETGLPLTFALSVNKTVSKIGTGEGKQKQNLEIPEHLVQSFLNPLSIRKIPMVGQKTFELLSRIGIRTIRTLSEMPAESLQQMIGKNGTELWKKANGIDNTPVEPYTERKSISTEHTFSQDTIDILKLSRILQGMVEKLAYELRAEEWLASTVTVKIRYANFDTETKQSRVQYTSADHILNQTVVDLFNRLYQRRMRLRLIGVRFSGLVRGTYQIDLFNDTEEMLALYQAMDRMKNRYGFDAVMRCAGASFKPNNKDEILKRKK from the coding sequence ATGAGCAGGGCAATTGTGCATATCGACATGAACACCTTTTTCGTATCGTGCGAAAGGCTTTCCAATTCAGAACTTAACGGCATTCCGCTGATCATAGGCGGCGGGGACAGGGGCGTTGTGGCGTCCTGCTCCTACGAAGCCCGTAAATTCGGCGTGCGTTCGGCCATGCCCATACACATGGCCATGAAGCTCTGCCCTCAGGCCAAAATCATGAAGGGCGACATGGAGCTCTACTCGAGGCTCTCCCATGACATCACCGAAATCATCCAGGAAAAGGCGCCCGTGGTGGAAAAGGCCAGCATCGACGAGTTCTATCTCGACATCACCGGCATGGACCGTTTCTACGGAAGCTACAAATGGACAGATGAGCTGGCGCAGCGAATCACAAAGGAAACGGGCCTGCCCCTCACCTTTGCCCTTTCGGTCAACAAGACCGTATCGAAAATCGGCACGGGCGAAGGCAAGCAGAAGCAGAACCTTGAAATCCCGGAGCATCTGGTGCAGTCCTTCCTGAACCCGCTCTCCATTAGAAAAATTCCGATGGTCGGACAGAAAACCTTTGAGCTCCTTTCGAGAATCGGCATCCGCACCATCCGCACGCTCTCCGAAATGCCAGCCGAGTCCCTGCAGCAGATGATCGGAAAAAACGGAACAGAACTCTGGAAGAAAGCCAACGGCATCGACAACACGCCTGTGGAGCCATACACGGAAAGAAAGTCCATTTCCACCGAGCACACCTTCTCCCAGGATACCATTGATATATTGAAACTCAGCAGGATCCTGCAGGGAATGGTTGAAAAGCTGGCCTACGAGCTGCGCGCCGAAGAGTGGCTCGCCTCGACTGTGACCGTCAAGATCAGGTACGCCAATTTTGATACCGAAACCAAGCAGTCCCGTGTGCAGTATACCTCGGCCGACCATATCCTGAACCAGACGGTGGTGGATCTCTTCAACAGGCTCTACCAGCGCCGCATGAGGCTCCGCCTTATCGGTGTGCGATTCAGCGGACTGGTCAGGGGAACCTACCAGATCGACCTGTTCAATGACACCGAGGAGATGCTTGCCCTGTATCAGGCCATGGACCGAATGAAGAACCGCTACGGCTTTGATGCCGTGATGAGATGCGCAGGCGCATCTTTCAAGCCCAACAATAAAGACGAAATTTTAAAACGAAAAAAATAA
- a CDS encoding phosphatase PAP2 family protein yields the protein MRQLFLENADGPIEKITSEKANPLLDLYVSFNFSRLRPSLFFLPAVLLLLIAAFLFMLDALRAESYILIQREYFFMLNAALSQYPEMQYNLTETGNTLVVASLLSIFVLHAPKIWESLASALLVSCLFSSVLKKLFHVPRPAAFYDTGSFTIIGRTLSGHNSLPSGHSITIFTALSILMFAFMPARLRNRIIWCALFVSAGLALVLTRVALGAHYPIDVLVGGIIGYSCALAGIFISTRYRIWKWIGNRKYHPFFIIAFTGCWLALAFRIMQEHLFIFCLSLFVLTISLYKITAAYVKR from the coding sequence ATGCGCCAGTTATTCCTCGAAAATGCCGATGGGCCCATCGAAAAAATCACGTCCGAAAAGGCCAATCCCCTTTTGGATCTTTATGTTTCATTCAACTTCTCAAGGCTGCGGCCTTCGCTTTTTTTCCTGCCTGCGGTGCTGCTGCTGCTCATCGCCGCATTCCTTTTCATGCTCGATGCGCTGCGCGCCGAATCGTATATCCTGATCCAGCGGGAATATTTCTTTATGCTGAATGCCGCCCTGTCCCAATATCCTGAAATGCAGTACAATCTCACCGAAACCGGAAATACGCTGGTGGTGGCATCACTGCTGAGCATTTTTGTGCTGCACGCGCCTAAGATATGGGAGTCTCTTGCCTCTGCCCTTTTGGTTTCCTGCCTGTTTTCCAGCGTGCTGAAAAAGCTCTTTCATGTCCCAAGGCCGGCAGCTTTTTATGATACCGGCAGCTTTACCATAATCGGAAGGACCCTCTCAGGGCACAACAGCCTGCCTTCTGGGCATTCGATCACTATTTTTACGGCGCTTTCCATCCTTATGTTTGCCTTTATGCCTGCCAGGCTGCGAAACAGGATCATCTGGTGCGCACTTTTTGTTTCAGCAGGTCTCGCGCTTGTACTCACAAGGGTTGCCCTGGGAGCGCATTACCCCATTGATGTTCTTGTCGGGGGAATCATAGGCTACAGCTGCGCCCTTGCCGGCATATTTATCTCAACAAGGTACCGCATTTGGAAATGGATCGGAAACAGGAAATACCACCCCTTCTTCATCATTGCCTTCACGGGATGCTGGCTTGCGCTGGCCTTCAGGATCATGCAGGAGCACCTTTTCATATTCTGCCTGTCTTTGTTCGTTTTGACCATATCACTATATAAAATCACCGCCGCGTATGTTAAAAGGTAA
- a CDS encoding DNA polymerase III subunit alpha — translation MFLNCHSFHSLRYGTIPLDDLIRQAADCGVTAAALTDINTVTGIYDFIKGCQALGIKPLVGIEFRCSHKLRYIGLAQNAVGLAQMNRFLTEHNFEKKPLPETAPFFSDVFIIYPLENVPEELRHNEYIGIRPDQLQKLVVSQWRKRRAEMVILQPVVFRTKREYNLHRILRAVDLNELLSKLEPDDWCSKSDVMIPEAELTAMYKDYPEIIQNTRYIIERCNFKYDFESPKNKRHYTKSKKGDIALLTTLAEEGLVWRYGSHNAEAKARVEKELKVINDLEFSGYFLITWDIIRYSTFCGFLHIGRGSGANSIIAYCLGITDICPLELDLYFERFLNENRKSPPDFDIDWSWKERDVILRYISNRYGSEYVAFCGTNVEFKYRSIFREVGKVFGLPKDELDMLAKNPMKLHQTNSIVKLVQEYGMMLEKYPNMRSMHSCGILISEEPLTNYTPLEMPPKGFPIVLFDMHTAEDIGFDKFDILSQRGIGHIDDTVKIIEKNRGIRINIRDTSISKNEPSANVYLAEGRTIGCFYIESPAMRGLLRRLKCDNYKTLVAASSIIRPGVAQSGMMKEYIFRHNNPSKFEYFHPVFEKELGETYGIMVYQEDVIKIALHYGGLSAADGDILRRAMSGKGRSKAALQKVKDDFFISAAANGHPEALSQEIYRQIESFAGYSFCKAHSASYAVESYQSLYLKVHYPIEFMVAVINNQGGFYRTEIYVHEARMAGAVIHTPCVNRSGFETALYGTDIYLGFMHLQGLDSKLSQFIAAERERNGIYKSLEDFINRVPMGIENVKTLIFIGAFRFTGKTKNQLLVQVSLLMNNFKPANRGLMLIEQPAKEFKLPVLERSIFEDAFDEIELLNFPVSCTVFDLLKTRYRGDVMVRDLLKYHKKEVRMLAYLISTKQVPTKRGNMYFGTWIDHEGAYFDTAHFPDSLVNNPFQGGGCYLLLGTVEIDYHFPTITISRMAKMPFIPDPRYSDSEKRYTTQHNIKQDVSSTHRQPYPQDHEINLPRHRMKF, via the coding sequence ATGTTTCTCAACTGCCACTCATTCCATTCCCTGCGCTACGGCACCATACCGCTGGATGATCTGATCAGGCAGGCAGCGGATTGCGGTGTCACGGCGGCAGCCCTGACCGATATCAATACCGTTACGGGCATTTATGATTTTATAAAAGGCTGCCAGGCTCTAGGCATAAAACCGCTTGTCGGCATAGAATTCCGCTGCAGCCATAAATTGCGCTATATCGGCCTTGCGCAGAATGCCGTGGGGCTCGCCCAGATGAACCGCTTTCTGACCGAGCATAACTTTGAAAAGAAACCGTTGCCAGAAACCGCACCGTTCTTCTCGGATGTTTTCATCATTTATCCTTTAGAAAATGTGCCCGAAGAGCTTCGGCATAATGAATACATAGGCATCCGTCCCGACCAGCTGCAAAAACTTGTAGTCTCACAGTGGAGAAAACGACGAGCTGAGATGGTTATTCTTCAGCCAGTTGTATTCCGCACCAAAAGGGAATACAACCTGCACAGGATTCTTCGTGCAGTCGACCTAAACGAGCTTCTCTCCAAACTCGAACCTGATGACTGGTGCAGCAAATCGGATGTCATGATTCCTGAAGCGGAACTTACCGCCATGTATAAAGATTATCCCGAAATAATCCAGAATACAAGATACATCATCGAACGCTGTAATTTTAAGTATGATTTTGAAAGCCCGAAAAACAAAAGGCATTATACCAAAAGTAAAAAAGGGGATATTGCCCTTTTGACCACTTTGGCCGAAGAAGGTCTGGTATGGAGATACGGAAGCCATAATGCAGAAGCAAAAGCGCGTGTGGAGAAAGAGCTCAAAGTCATCAATGACCTTGAATTCAGCGGCTACTTCCTCATTACCTGGGATATCATACGCTACAGCACCTTCTGCGGTTTCCTTCATATCGGAAGGGGCTCGGGCGCCAACAGCATAATTGCCTACTGTCTTGGAATAACCGACATCTGCCCTTTGGAGCTTGACCTGTATTTCGAGCGCTTTCTGAATGAAAACCGCAAGAGCCCTCCCGATTTTGATATCGACTGGAGCTGGAAAGAGCGGGATGTAATCTTGAGATACATCTCCAACCGATACGGCAGTGAGTATGTAGCTTTCTGCGGGACTAATGTAGAGTTCAAATACCGCTCGATTTTCCGCGAGGTAGGCAAAGTATTCGGACTTCCAAAAGACGAGCTGGACATGCTGGCCAAAAATCCCATGAAGCTCCATCAGACCAACTCCATAGTCAAACTGGTGCAGGAATACGGCATGATGCTGGAAAAATATCCCAATATGCGCAGCATGCATTCCTGCGGGATATTGATCTCCGAAGAGCCGCTGACCAATTACACGCCGCTGGAAATGCCCCCGAAAGGATTCCCGATAGTGCTCTTTGACATGCATACGGCAGAGGATATCGGTTTTGACAAGTTTGACATTCTCAGCCAGAGAGGCATTGGGCATATTGATGATACCGTGAAGATAATTGAGAAGAACAGAGGAATCCGGATCAATATCCGCGACACGAGTATCTCAAAAAACGAACCCTCCGCAAACGTCTATCTTGCGGAAGGAAGAACCATAGGATGCTTCTACATCGAAAGCCCTGCGATGCGGGGGCTTTTGCGCCGTCTGAAATGCGATAATTATAAAACCCTTGTTGCTGCCTCTTCGATCATCCGTCCTGGAGTCGCGCAGTCTGGAATGATGAAGGAATACATATTCCGCCATAACAACCCGTCAAAATTTGAATACTTTCACCCGGTCTTTGAAAAGGAGCTAGGAGAAACCTACGGCATTATGGTGTATCAGGAAGACGTGATCAAAATTGCCCTGCATTACGGCGGGCTGTCGGCTGCAGACGGCGATATACTAAGGCGTGCCATGTCGGGCAAGGGACGCTCTAAAGCGGCGCTCCAGAAAGTGAAGGACGATTTCTTTATTTCAGCGGCCGCAAATGGGCATCCCGAAGCGCTGAGCCAGGAAATCTACCGCCAGATCGAATCCTTTGCGGGCTATTCTTTCTGCAAGGCGCACTCCGCATCCTACGCCGTGGAAAGCTACCAGAGCCTTTATCTGAAGGTGCACTACCCTATTGAATTTATGGTTGCCGTAATCAATAATCAGGGAGGGTTCTACAGAACTGAAATCTATGTGCACGAAGCGCGGATGGCCGGCGCTGTCATCCATACCCCCTGCGTGAACAGAAGCGGATTTGAAACCGCTCTTTACGGCACCGATATCTATCTGGGCTTTATGCACCTGCAGGGCCTGGATTCCAAACTCTCGCAGTTCATCGCTGCTGAGCGCGAGAGAAACGGCATCTACAAATCGCTGGAAGATTTCATAAACAGGGTGCCGATGGGAATTGAGAATGTAAAGACGCTTATTTTTATCGGCGCTTTCCGTTTTACGGGAAAAACCAAAAACCAGCTTCTGGTGCAGGTAAGCCTTTTGATGAATAATTTCAAGCCAGCAAATCGCGGGCTTATGCTCATCGAGCAGCCTGCAAAGGAATTTAAGCTGCCTGTTCTGGAGCGCTCGATTTTTGAGGATGCCTTTGATGAAATCGAACTGCTGAATTTCCCGGTTTCCTGCACCGTTTTTGATCTGCTCAAAACCAGATACCGAGGGGATGTGATGGTTCGGGATTTGTTAAAATACCATAAGAAGGAAGTTCGCATGCTTGCCTATCTCATCTCGACAAAACAGGTGCCTACAAAGAGGGGCAATATGTATTTCGGGACATGGATCGATCATGAGGGAGCCTATTTTGATACGGCGCATTTCCCGGACAGTCTTGTAAATAATCCTTTTCAGGGAGGCGGATGCTACCTGCTTCTGGGCACAGTGGAAATTGACTATCATTTCCCTACGATCACCATTTCCAGAATGGCGAAAATGCCATTTATCCCTGATCCAAGATATTCGGACTCGGAAAAAAGGTATACCACACAGCACAATATCAAACAGGATGTCAGCAGCACCCACCGCCAGCCTTATCCGCAGGATCACGAAATCAATCTGCCGCGCCACAGAATGAAATTTTGA
- a CDS encoding SOS response-associated peptidase — MCYYTQQNASIEDLKRRFNAELDNEETYLQSDFINGFSHPNIPVILNSSPHLITTDYTWGLLPSWAKDIEFRKNTLNARIESIDEKASFKNITHNRCLIIASAYYEWHWNDEKGKSKDKYQINSQDDEIFTFAGLYSSWTDPLTDEIKNTYTMVTTKANGLMQYIHNHKLRMPIMLKRQDESAWLDQSVKIEDFAFPYQGNLVGFQI, encoded by the coding sequence ATGTGTTATTATACCCAGCAGAATGCCTCAATAGAAGATCTCAAAAGACGCTTTAATGCGGAACTCGACAATGAGGAAACCTATCTGCAGTCGGATTTTATAAACGGGTTCTCCCATCCAAATATCCCTGTGATACTTAATTCCTCTCCGCACCTGATCACAACGGATTACACCTGGGGGCTTCTCCCGTCATGGGCGAAGGATATAGAATTCAGAAAAAATACGCTCAATGCAAGGATAGAGAGCATAGACGAAAAGGCCTCCTTCAAAAACATCACCCATAACCGATGCCTGATAATAGCATCTGCCTACTACGAATGGCATTGGAATGATGAGAAGGGAAAAAGCAAGGATAAGTACCAGATCAACTCGCAGGATGATGAAATCTTTACGTTTGCCGGCCTGTATTCCTCCTGGACGGATCCCCTAACCGATGAAATTAAAAACACCTACACCATGGTGACCACAAAAGCAAACGGCCTGATGCAGTACATCCATAACCATAAGCTCAGAATGCCCATTATGCTGAAGCGGCAGGACGAATCCGCATGGCTGGACCAGTCGGTGAAAATCGAGGATTTCGCCTTTCCCTATCAGGGAAATCTGGTCGGCTTTCAAATCTAA
- a CDS encoding DUF1345 domain-containing protein, which translates to MNGTVFINRLSNRSRLAISASAGLLTAVVLEIGTSRPSVHIMAVWLAFSLTQLFFSWFTIFTCRVAELKKNAKDQDSGRAVLSLFMLLTTAVSLLGIVLLYVSAEQKSGSELALHVVMTLSSVGTAWAVVHTTFAFKYANLHYSLNGLDFPGKGEPDYLDFVYFSFVIGTTFQVSDVAILDRKIRRTALVHGVLSFMFNTTILALSINIISSMVQR; encoded by the coding sequence ATGAATGGAACAGTATTTATCAACCGGCTCAGCAACAGGTCAAGGCTGGCAATATCCGCTTCGGCGGGGCTGCTCACAGCCGTTGTCCTTGAAATAGGAACCAGCAGGCCTTCGGTGCACATCATGGCGGTATGGCTGGCTTTTTCGCTCACCCAGCTGTTTTTCTCCTGGTTCACCATATTCACCTGCCGTGTGGCCGAGCTCAAGAAGAATGCCAAAGACCAGGACTCGGGACGCGCTGTGCTTTCCCTGTTCATGCTCCTTACAACGGCCGTCAGCCTTCTGGGGATCGTGCTGCTGTATGTTTCGGCCGAGCAGAAGTCAGGCTCCGAGCTGGCGCTGCATGTGGTGATGACACTCTCATCGGTGGGAACGGCCTGGGCGGTGGTCCATACCACATTTGCCTTCAAATACGCCAATCTGCATTATTCGCTCAATGGCCTTGATTTTCCCGGAAAAGGCGAACCTGACTATCTCGACTTTGTCTATTTCTCATTTGTGATCGGCACAACCTTTCAGGTGTCCGATGTTGCCATACTGGACAGGAAGATAAGAAGGACCGCACTGGTGCACGGGGTGCTCTCCTTTATGTTCAACACTACCATACTGGCATTGAGCATCAACATAATTTCAAGCATGGTCCAGCGCTGA
- a CDS encoding response regulator transcription factor has translation MKILIIEDEQDIAQSIQSYFKDNGVKCETAHNYAQAIHKIDNYDYDCILLDLGLPDGDGFDILRELRSKDKTDGVIIISAKETLETRLESFSLGADDYLTKPFHLAELLVRMQALVRRRNFKGSNSVVFHEIRIEVFTKTVLVNDRKLELTRKELNLLLFLIGNNDKVLSKAAIAEHLSGDMADMLDSHDFIYAHIKNLKKKLSKAGSGDYIKTVYGEGYKWEK, from the coding sequence ATGAAAATTTTAATCATAGAAGACGAACAGGATATCGCTCAAAGCATACAGAGCTATTTCAAGGACAACGGCGTAAAATGCGAAACGGCGCACAATTATGCGCAGGCCATCCATAAGATTGACAATTATGACTACGACTGCATACTGCTTGACCTGGGCCTTCCCGACGGAGATGGTTTTGATATCCTCAGGGAGCTTCGAAGCAAAGACAAGACCGACGGGGTAATAATCATATCGGCAAAAGAGACCTTGGAGACAAGGCTGGAAAGCTTCAGTCTGGGCGCCGACGACTACCTCACCAAACCCTTCCATCTTGCCGAACTGCTGGTAAGGATGCAGGCGCTGGTTCGGCGCAGGAACTTCAAGGGAAGCAACAGCGTGGTGTTCCATGAGATCAGGATCGAGGTGTTCACCAAAACCGTGCTGGTCAATGACCGAAAGCTAGAACTGACCAGAAAGGAGCTCAACCTTCTTCTGTTCCTGATCGGCAACAATGACAAGGTCCTGTCAAAGGCAGCCATCGCCGAACACCTTTCAGGCGACATGGCCGATATGCTCGACAGCCATGACTTCATCTACGCCCACATCAAAAACCTCAAAAAGAAACTCTCCAAAGCCGGCTCGGGCGACTATATTAAAACCGTTTACGGAGAAGGATACAAATGGGAAAAATGA
- a CDS encoding NRAMP family divalent metal transporter: MGSAKIISAIKERARVLGPGLITGASDDDPSGIATYSQAGAQTGLATLWTALLTFPLMAAIQGMCARIGLVTGRGLTLTIREHYPKGLLYGVLLMSFPAITLNIGANIEGMAAVANMIFPAVPVPAFCLCITAALMFAIITFPYRKIASILKWLCLSLLLYMAVPFMMDQDWAAVARNAFIPTIALNKDFVLILVAIFGTTISPYLFFWQATMEAEDAAHGRQDPALGRRSLADMRKDVNAGMLLSNLVMFFIILTAGSVLYPAGIRRIDTVAQAAAALEPLTGRLTYLIFAAGVLGTGFLSIPVLAGSQSYMLAETFGWKTGLDKKFHKAKLFYISIIFSLAVSVGLDFFGISAIQALLYTAVCYGLTAPVMVAVVLHIGNNRKIMGGHTNSRLSNALGAIALIIMSAAAAALLYFLFF; this comes from the coding sequence ATGGGAAGCGCTAAAATAATATCAGCAATAAAAGAAAGGGCCAGAGTGCTTGGTCCGGGCCTCATTACGGGAGCCAGCGATGATGACCCTTCGGGAATCGCAACCTATTCCCAGGCGGGCGCCCAGACGGGTCTTGCCACCTTATGGACCGCGCTTCTGACTTTCCCCCTGATGGCCGCCATCCAGGGAATGTGCGCAAGGATCGGACTGGTCACCGGCAGGGGCCTCACCCTGACCATCAGGGAGCATTATCCCAAGGGGCTGCTGTACGGCGTGCTGCTGATGAGCTTTCCCGCCATTACCCTGAACATCGGAGCCAACATAGAGGGCATGGCTGCGGTTGCAAACATGATTTTCCCCGCTGTGCCGGTTCCGGCCTTCTGCCTATGCATCACGGCGGCGCTGATGTTTGCAATCATCACCTTTCCGTATCGGAAGATCGCCAGCATCCTAAAATGGCTCTGCCTTTCGCTGCTGCTGTACATGGCGGTGCCCTTTATGATGGACCAGGACTGGGCGGCTGTCGCGCGCAATGCCTTTATTCCCACTATTGCCCTGAATAAGGATTTTGTCCTGATACTGGTGGCCATATTCGGCACGACGATTTCGCCCTACCTTTTCTTCTGGCAGGCCACCATGGAAGCGGAGGATGCGGCCCACGGCAGGCAGGATCCCGCTTTGGGCAGACGCAGTCTGGCGGATATGAGAAAGGATGTAAATGCGGGGATGCTGCTTTCCAATCTGGTGATGTTTTTTATCATACTGACTGCGGGAAGCGTCCTTTATCCTGCGGGCATACGCCGGATCGATACTGTGGCCCAGGCGGCTGCGGCTCTGGAGCCCCTGACCGGCAGGCTGACCTATCTTATTTTCGCGGCGGGCGTGCTGGGGACGGGATTTCTGTCCATACCGGTTCTTGCGGGCTCGCAGTCCTATATGCTGGCCGAGACCTTCGGCTGGAAAACGGGCCTTGATAAGAAATTCCATAAGGCCAAGCTGTTTTACATTTCCATAATTTTCTCGCTGGCGGTCAGCGTAGGGCTTGACTTTTTTGGAATCAGCGCCATACAGGCGCTGCTCTACACGGCGGTCTGCTATGGGCTGACCGCGCCGGTGATGGTTGCGGTGGTCCTGCATATCGGCAACAACAGGAAGATAATGGGCGGGCACACCAATTCGAGGCTTTCAAACGCATTGGGCGCCATTGCCCTTATCATCATGTCGGCTGCGGCTGCTGCGCTGCTCTACTTCCTGTTTTTCTAG
- the eptA gene encoding phosphoethanolamine--lipid A transferase EptA, translating to MLKGKLPAARMAALISLANCLFFHIPFFSFVLGNLNYAGFSGIMTIASLIALMLVLDFLVFYLLLYLTGIFGRLLISLFFALSAAALYFINSYSVIIDESMIGNILNTNYAESSAYFSIRLVLYVLALGILPAAALLRIKIIKEPLKRFALLCSGSLFIALALVFINSAGWLWIDKNSKKLGGLAMPWSYAVNTSLFYVHQYKKNQKEILLPDARIGNRKKSIVVLVIGESARRANFSLYGYPKNTNPLLSKTENLHIFNAVSSATYTTGGVKAILDHKKTGDLYEILPNYLYRNGVEVIWRTANWGEPPLHIKNYQDRKYLGAACPGSECAYDEILLNLFREQILASSSDKILLVLHTSTSHGPSYSKKYPPAFQYFNPVCTSVELADCSKEELMNAYDNTIVYTDYLLSRVIQNLKELKEFDSTMIFVSDHGESLGENNLYMHGLPMSIAPKEQFEIPFVVWVSPGSKKLKTNKTVSQYHVFHSVLNFLDVESPVYDENMNIYQ from the coding sequence ATGTTAAAAGGTAAACTCCCGGCAGCCCGCATGGCAGCCTTAATCAGCCTGGCCAACTGCCTGTTCTTCCATATCCCCTTCTTCTCTTTTGTGCTCGGGAACCTGAATTACGCGGGATTCAGCGGCATTATGACCATTGCCAGCCTCATCGCGCTGATGCTGGTGCTGGATTTCCTGGTCTTTTACCTGCTGCTTTACCTTACCGGAATTTTCGGCAGACTGCTCATTTCGCTCTTTTTTGCGCTCAGCGCCGCAGCCCTGTATTTCATCAATTCCTACAGCGTGATCATAGATGAAAGCATGATCGGGAATATCCTCAACACCAATTATGCGGAATCAAGCGCCTACTTTTCGATCAGGCTGGTGCTTTATGTGCTCGCGCTCGGGATACTTCCCGCGGCGGCGCTATTGAGGATAAAGATAATAAAGGAGCCCCTCAAAAGGTTCGCGCTGCTCTGCTCAGGCAGCCTGTTTATTGCCCTTGCGCTGGTATTTATCAATTCGGCAGGCTGGCTTTGGATCGACAAGAATTCCAAAAAATTGGGAGGGCTGGCAATGCCATGGTCCTATGCGGTCAACACTTCCCTGTTTTACGTGCACCAGTACAAGAAAAACCAGAAGGAAATCCTGCTTCCCGATGCCCGCATCGGGAACAGGAAGAAATCCATTGTGGTGCTGGTCATCGGGGAATCGGCAAGAAGGGCCAATTTCTCGCTGTACGGCTATCCGAAGAACACCAATCCGCTGCTTTCCAAAACTGAAAACCTGCATATCTTCAATGCTGTCTCCTCGGCAACCTATACCACCGGCGGCGTGAAGGCTATTCTGGACCATAAAAAGACCGGCGATCTCTATGAGATTCTGCCCAACTACCTGTACCGTAACGGTGTCGAGGTCATCTGGAGGACCGCCAACTGGGGAGAGCCGCCGCTTCATATCAAAAATTACCAGGACCGGAAATACCTGGGCGCTGCATGTCCGGGCAGCGAATGCGCATACGACGAGATCCTGCTGAACCTTTTCCGGGAGCAGATCCTGGCCAGCAGCAGCGACAAGATACTTCTGGTGCTGCATACCAGCACAAGCCACGGCCCCAGCTACAGCAAAAAGTATCCTCCGGCGTTCCAGTATTTCAATCCGGTCTGCACCAGCGTCGAGCTTGCCGACTGCTCAAAGGAGGAGCTGATGAACGCCTACGACAATACGATAGTCTATACGGATTACCTTTTGAGCCGCGTGATCCAGAACCTGAAAGAGCTCAAGGAATTTGACAGCACGATGATTTTTGTATCGGACCACGGAGAGTCCCTCGGGGAAAATAATCTCTACATGCACGGCCTGCCGATGAGCATTGCTCCAAAAGAGCAGTTCGAGATACCCTTTGTCGTCTGGGTATCTCCCGGCTCAAAAAAGCTGAAAACCAATAAAACGGTGTCGCAGTACCATGTCTTTCACAGCGTGCTGAACTTTCTGGATGTGGAAAGCCCCGTATACGATGAAAACATGAACATTTACCAATAG
- a CDS encoding response regulator has translation MSQIYNSKKIIYLADDDEDDRLLFLDAVQELSLPVTVNTAEDGQQLLSALNKAAGSLPEIIFLDINMPVKNGFECLEEIRRGTLPLSGVKVIMLSTSSNAENIKRSYDLGADYYAVKPSTFKALKDLLQSIMEMDWSIAGRNKAEFLLV, from the coding sequence ATGTCGCAAATATATAATTCCAAAAAGATTATCTATCTGGCAGATGATGATGAGGACGACAGGCTGCTGTTTCTCGATGCCGTTCAGGAGCTCAGCCTTCCGGTGACTGTCAATACAGCCGAAGACGGGCAGCAGCTTCTGAGTGCTCTTAATAAGGCCGCCGGGAGCCTGCCTGAAATCATTTTTCTGGACATCAACATGCCTGTCAAAAACGGTTTTGAATGCCTTGAGGAAATACGGCGGGGAACGCTGCCGTTGAGCGGCGTAAAAGTGATTATGCTTTCCACGAGCAGCAATGCTGAAAACATAAAGCGCTCCTATGATCTGGGAGCCGATTATTATGCCGTCAAGCCCAGCACATTCAAGGCCCTTAAAGATCTTCTGCAGAGCATAATGGAAATGGACTGGAGCATTGCGGGAAGAAACAAGGCAGAATTCCTTCTGGTTTGA